A stretch of the Enoplosus armatus isolate fEnoArm2 chromosome 13, fEnoArm2.hap1, whole genome shotgun sequence genome encodes the following:
- the LOC139294768 gene encoding uncharacterized protein, whose translation MLKSLFVYGVLGVLLIPATCELISVCVDDNNRLRVDCQVEPKANKINSYEFSWSSGGKEVLINTNVSGSSAEDQFKDKSFVEELETHGYRMILTGFTDTLPHNTTYMCKISGVPARVNVEKEQLVPCSAVSMFLKSSCSWIICLLLFFHLTHS comes from the exons ATGCTCAagtctctgtttgtgtatggaGTGCTGGGAG TGTTGCTGATCCCAGCAACGTGTGAActgatctctgtgtgtgttgacgaCAACAACAGACTGAGAGTGGACTGTCAGGTCGAGCCCAAGGCCAACAAGATCAACAGCTATGAGTTCTCTTGGTCCTCTGGAGGCAAAGAGGTCCTCATTAACACCAATGTGTCGGGTTCGTCAGCAGAGGACCAGTTCAAAGACAAAAGCTTTGTGGAGGAGCTCGAGACGCACGGCTACAGAATGATCCTGACCGGCTTCACAGACACACTCCCACACAACACCACCTACATGTGCAAAATATCCGGGGTGCCTGCCAGAGTCAATGTGGAGAAAG agcaACTTGTCCCGTGTTCAGCTGTGAGCATGTTTCTGAAGAGCTCCTGCTCCTGGATCATTtgtctgctgctcttcttccaTTTGACACACAgctaa